In one Nicotiana tomentosiformis chromosome 6, ASM39032v3, whole genome shotgun sequence genomic region, the following are encoded:
- the LOC138894802 gene encoding uncharacterized protein: MVKTSKTVSQKEKTSSSQPAADKTPVEPRLEESVPWMLGAVPDLKNWVQDLASTSTYAERSWRDLSKGRWEAKNHGLGKDAILRPPSGEKEASAFVPKLVKDNKRKMAFTSEDPKSKTMTALKPRKNTIPLTDESVRHLRDKDEEEEDDGSILVARVKKTIDASKAAGSMVVCVSPPRTEVVSEKDSGKVPELTEVEDASHRSRQPVDISERADPEALRTEENAPSDSLGAIVIGDSPTPPAFSEGAIQEAQALVALEVDDPHEGEDPFCDLFTGIKDAAGPSDALGFFHEVQHALNRAAAVHREACSRSRAELRRYEVDLQRVTEERNALRLLFGQREEAIKDLRASLSRPDRPDRAVVNISISQLQQKLEVIVKLREEVDMIRVDTLGWKDGMDRLATEKETARAQLSSAESQVQVMKEKSSVQARIIAELEARLASELAKAKSDAEKAKANADAFVAVYRADAEAAQVQAREASETAKTQAYWTAELAKCQSRRKTLEDIHARGFDLTEEIKRLKSSKSMLKP, translated from the exons atggtgaaaacatcaaaaaccgtttctcaaaaagaaaaaacttcttcttcacagcctgccgccgacaaaacaccggtggagccacgactTGAGGAGT cggttccttggatgctCGGTGCAGTTCCTGACCTTAAGAACTGGGTACAAgacctggcttcgacctctacatacgccgagcgctcatggcgtgatttgtcaaagggccgatgggaggccaaaaatcatg gtCTGGGCAAAGATGCGATTTTGAGGCCCCCGTCCGGCGAGAAAGAGGCTTCGGCCTTTGTTCCAAAACtggtgaaggataataagagaaaaatgGCCTTTACTTCCGAAGACCCAAAATCGAAGACGATGACGGCTcttaagccgaggaagaataccatccctttgaccGACGAATCAGTTCGGCATCTAAGGGATaaagacgaggaagaagaagacgatgggtccatactggtggcccgagtgaagaaaaccattgatgcctcaaaggcagctggatcgatggtggtttgtgtgtctccgcctcgaactgaggtggTATCGGAGAAGGattcgggcaaagtccccgagttaaCGGAGGtcgaggatgcctcccaccgaagtcGACAACCGGTGGATATATCCGAAAGGGCTGATCCTGAAGCTCTCCGAAccgaggagaacgccccaagtgactcgcttggggcaatagtaatcggagactcgcctacTCCCCCCGCCttttccgaaggggcgattcAAGAAGCCCAAGCTTTGGTGGCCCTCGAGGTAGATGATCCTCACGAGGGAGAGGACCCTTTTTGTGATCTGTTTACCGGTATCAAGGATGCTGCCGGCCCTAGTGATGCATTGGGTTTTTTCCACGAAGTACAGCacgctctgaatcgg gccgcgGCGGTTCATCGAGAAGCGTGTTCTCGATCTCGAGCTGAGCTGCGCCGGTATGAAGTAGACCTCCAACGGGTCACGGAAGAGAGGAACGCCCTTAGACTCCTCTTCGGGCAAAGGGAAGAAgcaatcaaggacctccgagctagtttatcaagaccagaccgacctgaccgagcag TGgttaatatttcgatctcacagctgcagcagaagcttgaggtgatTGTGAAGCTTCGTGAAGAGGTCGATATGATAAGGGTGGATAccttgggatggaaagatggTATGGACCGTCTCGCCACagaaaaagaaactgctcgagcccaattatcatcggctgaaagccaagttcaagtcatgaaggagaagagctcggtcCAAGCAAGAATAATAgcggagctcgaggctcggttggcctccgaacttgccaaaGCCAAATCTGACGCTGAAAAAGCAAAGGCCAATGCtgatgcattcgtggccgtctatcgggccgacgCTGAAGCcgctcaggtacaagcaagagaggcatcCGAGACCGCAAAAACTCAAGCATATTGGACTGCTGAacttgccaaatgccaatctcggaggaaGACCCTCGAGgatatccatgctcgaggtttcgatctcaccgaagagataaaaaggctaaagagctcgaagtcgatgctgaagccttga
- the LOC104121401 gene encoding nuclear pore complex protein NUP155, protein MSWDNEIVMRDVTNAGLVVSDRIGRDVASQVDLEDALEASRYASHPYTAQPREWPPLVEIVDSWELPSVLIERYNASSGEGTALCGIFPEIHRAWASVDNTLFLWRFDKWDGHCPEYNGDEQAICAVALAKVKPGIFVEAIQYLLILATPVELILVGVCHSGSSDGTDPYAEVSLQQLPDYTIPSDGVTMTCISCTDRGHIFLAGRDGHIYELQYSTGSGWQKRCRKVCLTAGVGSIISRWVVPNVFKFGAIDPIVEMVIDNERHILYARTEEMKIQVFSLGANGDGPLRKVAEERNLINQRDTYGGRQPAGSRAPRSAKTTIVSISPLSSLESKWLHLVAVLSDGRRMYLSTSSSGGSNSSAGSFGGLNHQKPSCLKVVTTRPAPPLGAGSGLPFGAVSLASRSQSEDLSLKIESAYYSAGILFLSDSSPSTVSSLLIVNRDSGSQSSSSSLGAVARSSRPLRELVSSLPIEGRMLFVADVLPLPDTAAAVQSLYLQLEFCGYDNSGESCEKTSGKLWARGDLSTQHILPRRRIVIFSTMGMMEVVFNRPVDILRRLLESNSPRSLLEDFFSRFGPGESAAMCLLLAARIIYTETLISNVAAERAAEAYEDPRLVGVPQLEGSGAFPNTRAPAGGFSMGQVVQEAEPVFSGAHEGLCLCTSRLLLPLWELPVFITKGSTGSSVASDNVIIVCRLPGEAMQILEDKIRSLEKLIKSRRNQRRGLYGCVAGLGDLTGSILIGTGSDFGAGDRSMVRNLFGSSASNEGGASNKRQRLPYNSAELAAMEVRAMECIRQLLLRCGEALFLLQLLAQHHLTRLIQNFDANIKQALVQLTFHQLVCSEEGDRLATRLVSALMEHYTGPDGRGTVDDISGRLREGCSSYYKESDYKFYLAVESLERAAATLDAEERENLAREAFNYLSKVPESADLRTVCKRFEDLRFYEAVVLLPLQKAQALDPAGDAFNEQIDDGNRDHALAQREQCYEIIASALHSLKGEASKREFGSPIRPVAQSTLDQASRKKYICQIVQLGVQSSDRVFHHYLYRTLIDLGLEDELLEYGGPDLVPFLQNSGREPTNEVRAASAVASPMSPLAHARVPVASNQAKYFELLARFYVLKRQHVLAAHVLVRLAERRSTDAGDAPTLEQRRQYLSNAVLQAKSASDTDGMSGSARGTLDNGLLDLLEGKLSVLQFQIKIKDELEAMASRLEASTGTSESGSNETSPNMSNSVDPNFVRILREKAKELSMELKSITQLYNDYAVPFELWEICLEMLYFASYSGDADSSIVRETWARLIDQALTRGGIAEACAVLKRVGSHVYPGDGAVLPLDTLCLHLEKAAQERVVSGVESIGDEDIPRALLAACKGAVEPVLNTYDQLVSSGAVLPTPNLRLRLLRSVLTLLREWALSVFAQGMGTSVTGASLILGGTLSLGQTTVVNQGVRDKITSAANRYMTEVRRLPLPQNQTEAVYRGFRELEESLLSPVPFERF, encoded by the exons ATGTCCTGGGACAACGAGATTGTGATGCGTGATGTTACTAATGCGGGACTTGTAGTTAGTGACCGCATTGGCCGTGACGTTGCTTCTCAAGTCGATCTCGAAGACGCCTTGGAAGCTTCTAGATATGCCAGTCATCCATATACTGCTCAACCCCGTGAG TGGCCTCCTTTGGTGGAAATCGTGGATTCTTGGGAGTTGCCTTCTGTATTGATTGAGAGATATAATGCCTCCAGTGGGGAAGGAACTGCATTATGTGGAATATTCCCTGAAATACACAGAGCTTGGGCATCAGTGGACAACACATTGTTTCTTTGGCGGTTCGATAAGTG GGATGGCCACTGTCCTGAATATAATGGAGATGAACAAGCTATATGTGCTGTTGCCCTAGCCAAAGTCAAGCCTGGAATTTTTGTGGAGGCCATCCAGTATCTTCTGATCTTGGCAACACCTGTTGAG TTGATCCTTGTAGGTGTATGTCATTCTGGGAGCAGCGACGGAACTGATCCATATGCTGAGGTGTCACTTCAGCAATTACCAGATTATACAATTCCATCTGATGGAGTGACCATGACATGTATCAGTTGCACAGACAGAGGTCACATTTTCCTTGCTGGCCGTGATGGCCACATTTATGAATTGCAATACTCAACTGGTTCGGGGTGGCAGAAACGATGCCGCAAGGTCTGTCTAACTGCAGGTGTCGGAAGTATTATATCAAG GTGGGTGGTGCCAAATGTTTTCAAGTTTGGAGCCATTGACCCCATTGTTGAAATGGTCATTGACAATGAGAGACACATCTTATATGCACGTACCGAAGAGATGAAAATTCAAGTGTTTTCTCTTGGAGCAAATGGGGATGGACCCCTTAGAAAGGTAGCAGAAGAGAGAAATTTGATAAATCAGAGGGATACTTACGGTGGTAGGCAACCAGCAGGTTCAAGGGCTCCTAGATCAGCCAAAACAACTATTGTTTCCATCTCACCGTTGTCTTCCTTAGAATCAAAGTGGCTACACCTTGTTGCTGTTCTATCAGATGGCAGAAGGATGTATCTTTCCACCTCTTCTTCTGGTGGAAGCAATAGTTCTGCTGGAAGTTTCGGTGGTCTTAACCATCAGAAGCCAAGCTGCTTAAAAGTTGTAACGACTAGGCCGGCTCCTCCTCTAGGGGCAGGTAGTGGGCTTCCATTTGGAGCTGTATCTCTTGCTAGTAGATCACAGAGTGAAGATCTGTCATTGAAGATAGAATCAGCTTATTACTCTGCTGGGATTCTTTTCCTTTCTGATTCATCTCCATCAACTGTTTCTTCTCTTCTTATTGTAAATCGTGATTCAGGCTCTCAATCTTCTTCTAGTAGTTTGGGAGCAGTTGCAAGGAGTTCCCGCCCACTTCGTGAATTGGTGTCATCCCtgccaattgaagggaggatgcTTTTCGTGGCAGATGTCCTACCTCTACCAGATACAGCAGCGGCGGTGCAGTCACTTTATTTACAGCTGGAATTCTGTGGCTATGATAACTCAGGTGAATCCTGTGAAAAAACCTCAGGTAAACTTTGGGCTAGAGGCGATCTTTCAACCCAACATATATTACCAAGAAGGAGAATTGTCATATTCAGCACAATGGGCATGATGGAAGTAGTTTTTAACAGACCAGTCGATATACTCAGGAGGCTATTGGAATCTAATTCGCCTAGGTCATTATTAGAGGATTTCTTTAGTCGTTTTGGACCTGGAGAGTCTGCTGCCATGTGTTTACTGCTTGCCGCAAGGATAATCTATACTGAGACTTTAATAAGTAACGTTGCAGCTGAGAGGGCAGCTGAAGCATATGAGGATCCAAGACTTGTTGGAGTACCGCAGTTAGAAGGTAGCGGTGCATTTCCAAATACTAGAGCTCCGGCTGGAGGATTTAGCATGGGCCAGGTTGTTCAGGAAGCTGAGCCTGTTTTCTCCGGTGCTCATGAAGGTCTTTGCTTATGCACATCAAGGTTACTTCTACCTTTGTGGGAGCTTCCCGTTTTTATCACAAAAGGAAGCACAGGTTCCTCAGTCGCATCTGACAATGTAATAATTGTCTGCCGACTTCCTGGTGAGGCAATGCAAATCCTTGAAGACAAGATACGTTCTTTAGAGAAGCTCATTAAATCTAGGAGGAATCAGAGAAGGGGACTTTATGGTTGTGTTGCTGGCCTAGGTGACCTGACTGGATCAATTTTGATTGGAACTGGCTCGGATTTTGGGGCTGGTGACAGAAGTATGGTAAGAAATCTATTTGGATCTTCTGCTTCCAATGAAGGTGGAGCATCAAACAAAAGGCAACGGCTTCCTTATAATTCTGCTGAACTTGCTGCCATGGAG GTTAGAGCAATGGAGTGTATCAGGCAGTTGCTCCTTCGATGTGGCGAAGCCCTATTTTTGCTGCAACTTCTTGCACAACATCACTTGACACGCTTGATTCAGAATTTTGATGCCAATATCAAGCAGGCCTTAGTCCAGTTGACATTCCATCAACTAGTTTGTTCAGAAGAGGGAGACAGACTCGCTACGAGACTTGTATCTGCTCTCATGGAG CATTACACTGGTCCAGATGGCAGGGGAACTGTTGACGACATAAGTGGTAGACTACGAGAGGGTTGTTCAAGCTATTACAAGGAATCTGATTACAAGTTCTACTTAGCAGTTGAATCTCTTGAAAGAGCTGCTGCTACATTAGACGCAGAGGAGAGAGAAAACCTCGCTAGAGAGGCATTCAATTACCTAAGCAAAGTCCCAGAGTCTGCAGATCTGCGGACTGTATGTAAACGTTTTGAAGACCTGAG ATTTTATGAAGCCGTGGTCCTATTACCTCTGCAAAAGGCACAAGCTCTTGACCCTGCTGGTGATGCTTTTAATGAGCAAATAGATGATGGAAATCGAGATCATGCACTTGCTCAACGTGAGCAGTGCTATGAGATTATTGCCAGTGCTTTGCATTCTCTAAAAGGTGAAGCTTCAAAGAGGGAATTTGGATCTCCTATCAGACCTGTCGCTCAATCTACTCTTGATCAAGCTTCTCGGAAAAAGTATATATGCCAGATTGTCCAACTTGGTGTGCAATCTTCGGACAGAGTTTTTCATCACTATCTGTATCGAACCTTAATCGATTTGGGCCTGGAAGATGAACTACTGGAATATGGTGGCCCTGATTTGGTGCCTTTTCTGCAAAATTCTGGTCGTGAACCTACAAATGAG GTTCGTGCTGCTTCTGCTGTGGCATCTCCAATGTCACCTTTGGCTCATGCTAGAGTACCTGTGGCATCCAACCAAGCAAAATATTTCGAGCTTTTGGCTCGTTTTTATGTTTTGAAGCGGCAGCATGTTCTTGCAGCCCATGTTTTGGTGAGACTGGCAGAAAGGCGCTCCACTGATGCAGGGGATGCTCCTACTTTAGAGCAAAG GCGGCAATACTTGAGTAATGCTGTTTTGCAAGCAAAGAGTGCCAGTGACACGGATGGTATGAGTGGTTCTGCCCGGGGTACTCTTGATAATGGGTTGCTGGATTTGCTCGAAGGAAAGCTTTCTGTTCTTCAGTTTCAAATAAAGATTAAAGATGAACTAGAGGCTATGGCTTCCAGGTTAGAGGCATCTACAGGCACATCTGAATCTGGCTCCAATGAAACATCACCCAATATGAGTAACTCTGTTGATCCCAACTTTGTGCGCATTCTCCGAGAAAAGGCCAAGGAGTTATCAATGGAGTTGAAGAGCATTACCCAGCTGTATAATGACTATGCTGTTCCCTTTGAACTATGGGAG ATATGTCTGGAGATGTTGTACTTTGCTAGCTACTCTGGTGATGCTGATAGCAGCATAGTGCGAGAGACTTGGGCTAGGCTCATTGATCAAGCTCTTACAAGGGGTGGGATTGCTGAAGCTTGTGCTGTACTGAAGAGGGTTGGTTCCCATGTGTATCCCGGAGATGGAGCGGTTTTACCATTGGATACTCTTTGTCTTCACCTTGAGAAGGCTGCACAG GAGCGAGTGGTTTCTGGTGTTGAatctattggagatgaagatatTCCAAGGGCCCTTTTAGCTGCTTGCAAGGGTGCAGTAGAGCCTGTATTAAATACCTATGACCAGCTGGTATCCAGTGGGGCAGTGTTGCCCACTCCAAATCTTAGATTGCGTCTCCTGCGTTCCGTGCTGACTTTACTTCGTGAATGGGCACTTTCTGTCTTTGCACAGGGAATGGGTACAAGTGTTACTGGAGCCTCTCTGATTCTTGGTGGAACTTTATCATTAGGACAGACAACAGTTGTTAATCAAGGTGTTCGCGATAAAATAACAAGTGCAGCAAATCG ATATATGACAGAAGTGCGAAGATTGCCTCTTCCACAAAATCAAACTGAAGCCGTCTATCGAGGTTTTCGTGAACTTGAAGAGTCACTGTTAAGTCCAGTCCCTTTTGAACGGTTTTGA